One Pseudoalteromonas sp. NC201 DNA segment encodes these proteins:
- a CDS encoding methyl-accepting chemotaxis protein, translating into MKLNSIRILMTTIFGGIIVFVVIVTLLVVNMYNALLDFEQMADNRYKAYQLADELRQSSDDLTRLGRTYAVTGNDKYEKMYMDVLAIRNGEKPRPEGYHKIYWDLVLNYGEKPKPDGQREVLLDAMKAAGFSQKELNYLSEAQANSDGLVALEVEAMNAVKGKFKDSAGNYTIQGEPNLNEAVKLTHSDDYHRYKANIMKPVESFFTELESRTKQNVVQAHSAVESYVLWAMMMLVITVCFSLFGVYLVRRRIVKPIELLGRTFEEIGSSNDLRKTVDESGATEIKAVANIVNRMLSSFKNTVTNIGSAGGAMSQSSKEVAHFIRSNKEISEEQNARLETIATAAEEMTATLNEVTSSTVSTADYANQVELEAQRGMEVMSQTSQQFSELSVRFDETANIISELTEQSDQVSNVVSVIQAIAEQTNLLALNAAIEAARAGEQGRGFAVVADEVRTLAQRTQKSTEEIRDIINQLQTKAGSANTAIQQSQHQVQATEEQVMVSSEVLDSIFEAVSKIKDLTQGVATASQEQLSVTEDINTNINGLSDISKEAIKRMNEFMAIVEQLEQTSHRLNDNAREFTV; encoded by the coding sequence ATGAAGTTAAACTCTATCCGTATCCTCATGACCACTATATTCGGTGGCATTATTGTTTTTGTCGTCATCGTTACCTTATTGGTTGTTAACATGTACAACGCCTTGCTTGATTTTGAGCAAATGGCGGACAACCGATATAAAGCTTATCAACTGGCCGACGAATTAAGACAAAGCTCCGACGATTTAACGCGATTGGGCAGAACTTATGCGGTAACTGGGAACGATAAATACGAAAAGATGTATATGGATGTATTAGCGATCCGTAATGGTGAAAAGCCAAGGCCTGAAGGCTACCATAAAATTTATTGGGATTTGGTGCTTAACTATGGTGAGAAACCAAAACCAGACGGTCAGCGAGAAGTATTACTCGATGCCATGAAAGCGGCGGGCTTTAGCCAAAAAGAGCTCAACTACTTAAGTGAGGCACAAGCCAATTCCGATGGCCTTGTTGCATTAGAAGTTGAAGCCATGAACGCCGTAAAAGGTAAGTTTAAAGATAGTGCCGGTAATTACACCATTCAAGGCGAGCCCAATTTGAACGAAGCGGTTAAGCTTACCCACAGTGATGATTATCATCGCTATAAAGCCAACATCATGAAGCCAGTTGAATCGTTTTTTACTGAACTTGAAAGCCGCACCAAACAAAATGTTGTGCAAGCTCACAGTGCTGTAGAGTCTTATGTTTTGTGGGCTATGATGATGTTAGTGATAACCGTATGCTTCAGTTTATTTGGCGTGTACTTAGTTCGTCGTCGTATCGTGAAACCGATAGAGTTACTTGGTAGGACTTTTGAAGAGATAGGCAGTTCAAACGATCTTAGAAAAACGGTAGACGAAAGCGGTGCAACTGAGATTAAAGCGGTGGCCAATATCGTAAATCGTATGCTCAGTAGCTTTAAAAATACAGTAACGAACATCGGCTCAGCGGGTGGCGCGATGTCGCAATCTTCCAAAGAAGTGGCGCACTTTATTCGCAGTAACAAAGAGATAAGCGAAGAACAAAACGCCCGTCTTGAAACCATTGCTACGGCTGCGGAAGAAATGACCGCGACACTCAATGAGGTCACGTCCAGTACCGTGAGTACCGCAGATTATGCGAATCAGGTTGAACTTGAAGCACAGCGGGGGATGGAAGTGATGTCGCAAACCAGCCAGCAATTTAGTGAGTTGTCAGTGCGCTTTGACGAAACTGCTAATATTATCTCTGAGTTGACTGAGCAAAGTGACCAAGTGTCAAATGTAGTGAGCGTTATCCAGGCTATTGCGGAGCAAACTAACCTGCTTGCATTAAATGCTGCTATCGAAGCGGCAAGGGCGGGAGAGCAAGGCCGCGGTTTTGCTGTTGTTGCAGATGAAGTAAGAACCCTTGCACAAAGAACCCAAAAATCCACAGAAGAAATTCGTGATATCATCAACCAGCTGCAAACCAAAGCGGGGAGTGCGAATACCGCTATTCAGCAAAGTCAGCACCAAGTGCAAGCGACGGAAGAGCAGGTGATGGTATCTTCCGAAGTGCTCGACAGCATCTTTGAAGCTGTAAGCAAAATCAAAGATTTGACTCAGGGGGTTGCTACCGCCTCACAGGAGCAGTTATCGGTAACCGAAGACATTAATACCAATATCAATGGCCTGAGTGATATTTCTAAAGAAGCGATTAAGCGGATGAATGAGTTTATGGCCATTGTTGAGCAGTTAGAGCAAACCAGCCACCGTCTCAACGATAATGCGAGGGAGTTTACTGTTTAG